A DNA window from Rubripirellula tenax contains the following coding sequences:
- a CDS encoding serine hydrolase domain-containing protein, protein MQLSPEGSSFFGHIGETTDIYYGHGSLLGRREWDDKNVPDYQSLAIYKTEIAENGAPEGVMPGTSAIVRAEYGDGRVFCFSSHPEMADGKEFMIGYAVHWLADTKDPEAIELDGIGDVIRRTIPTEAVGGIGVLVTQNGVVQHQKGYGFVKGPRVTSRTPLRLASVTKQYAALCAAMLIEEGRLDMDAKVSHYLPNLDLPVKGRELYVKDLMWHTSGLANFIEKKEQAAIVKFREERGLPHLTNEIHAEWLATMDLRRAPGIEYEYTNSGYVLLTRIIEVIVGEPFHQFQQRRIFDVLELTGTTDSHRFNGSGNMVTTLVDYAKWDKALWQKDPRLLSKNGYNLLFTQGTFDNGEPVEHGFGWQVRHENGKSVMAEHGGGGSGTTAARNWIRRHFEDGTTVAFFAHEHPQLNTEARMKLSSELYEAVLKSRSATE, encoded by the coding sequence TTGCAGTTGTCTCCAGAAGGTTCTTCGTTCTTTGGCCACATCGGTGAAACAACAGACATCTACTACGGTCATGGGTCGTTACTGGGGCGTCGCGAATGGGACGATAAAAACGTGCCGGACTATCAAAGTCTGGCCATCTACAAAACGGAAATTGCCGAAAACGGTGCGCCAGAGGGCGTGATGCCGGGGACGTCGGCGATTGTGCGTGCGGAGTATGGTGACGGGCGAGTCTTCTGTTTCTCGTCACATCCGGAAATGGCCGACGGCAAAGAATTCATGATCGGCTATGCTGTTCATTGGCTGGCCGATACCAAAGACCCCGAAGCGATTGAACTCGACGGCATTGGCGATGTCATTCGACGAACCATTCCCACCGAAGCCGTTGGCGGAATCGGCGTGCTCGTGACGCAAAACGGTGTCGTCCAGCATCAAAAAGGCTACGGCTTTGTCAAAGGGCCACGCGTCACTTCACGCACTCCTCTCAGACTGGCATCGGTCACGAAACAATACGCTGCATTGTGCGCGGCGATGTTGATCGAAGAAGGTCGACTGGACATGGACGCGAAGGTGTCGCATTACCTTCCCAACCTGGACCTGCCAGTCAAAGGTCGCGAGCTTTATGTGAAAGACTTGATGTGGCACACAAGTGGCCTCGCAAACTTCATCGAGAAAAAAGAACAGGCAGCGATCGTGAAGTTCAGAGAGGAACGCGGTCTGCCTCACCTGACCAATGAAATTCATGCCGAGTGGCTGGCGACGATGGATCTGCGTCGTGCCCCCGGAATCGAATACGAGTACACGAATTCCGGCTACGTCCTGCTGACCAGAATCATCGAAGTGATCGTCGGTGAGCCGTTTCATCAATTTCAGCAACGCCGGATTTTCGACGTATTGGAACTGACCGGCACGACAGACAGCCATCGCTTCAATGGTTCGGGAAACATGGTCACCACGCTTGTTGATTACGCAAAATGGGACAAGGCCCTTTGGCAAAAGGATCCTCGGCTGCTTTCGAAAAACGGCTACAACTTGCTTTTCACGCAAGGCACGTTCGACAACGGTGAGCCGGTTGAGCACGGATTTGGCTGGCAGGTGCGACACGAGAATGGAAAGTCAGTGATGGCGGAACATGGCGGCGGAGGTAGCGGAACAACCGCCGCTCGGAACTGGATTCGACGCCACTTCGAAGACGGAACCACAGTCGCCTTTTTTGCTCACGAGCATCCACAGCTGAACACTGAAGCTCGGATGAAACTTTCCAGCGAACTGTATGAAGCTGTCCTAAAATCTCGTTCGGCCACAGAGTAA
- a CDS encoding endonuclease/exonuclease/phosphatase family protein, producing MLISRREFCGAVGASLAAANINLFADESKPKPLRVIAYNIFKLTGWPHQRKLAQQAVAKGQMAKRMAMELTLHDPDIINFSESPREELTKEVAELMGMNHVRFPSGGNWPGTLLSKFEIIEDQNAPMRSERPKELFTRHWGRATVKLSNGDPWIVHSAHLYPTADPTVRLREIRAMIDSMKPDLDAGRSMLLIGDLNHGPDTEEYKLWINAGWVDTFAKVDKGEGPTIKSDIPKWRIDYVMAAGPIAERVSESRPLFEGAFRLNINDKESFALSDHLPQLAVFE from the coding sequence ATGCTAATTTCACGACGAGAGTTTTGCGGAGCGGTTGGGGCGAGTCTTGCCGCAGCCAACATCAACTTGTTCGCTGATGAATCAAAACCAAAGCCGCTTCGAGTGATTGCCTACAACATCTTCAAGCTCACTGGCTGGCCACATCAACGCAAATTGGCCCAGCAAGCTGTTGCCAAAGGCCAGATGGCAAAGCGAATGGCGATGGAATTGACTCTGCACGATCCCGACATCATCAACTTCTCAGAATCTCCCAGAGAGGAACTGACCAAAGAAGTTGCAGAACTGATGGGAATGAATCACGTTCGATTCCCCAGCGGCGGCAATTGGCCGGGAACTCTGCTGAGTAAATTTGAGATCATCGAGGATCAGAACGCACCAATGAGAAGCGAGAGACCGAAAGAGTTGTTTACCCGGCATTGGGGCCGGGCAACGGTCAAACTATCCAACGGCGATCCGTGGATCGTTCATTCCGCTCATCTTTACCCTACCGCCGATCCCACGGTTCGGCTGAGAGAGATCCGAGCGATGATCGATTCAATGAAACCGGATCTCGATGCCGGGCGGTCAATGCTTCTAATCGGCGATCTCAATCACGGCCCCGACACGGAAGAGTACAAACTTTGGATTAACGCTGGGTGGGTGGACACATTTGCCAAGGTAGACAAAGGCGAAGGACCCACGATCAAGTCTGATATTCCCAAGTGGCGGATCGATTACGTCATGGCCGCTGGACCAATTGCCGAACGAGTGAGTGAATCGAGACCGTTGTTTGAAGGTGCGTTCCGCCTGAACATCAACGACAAGGAATCGTTTGCGTTGAGCGATCACTTGCCGCAATTGGCAGTGTTTGAATAG